Genomic DNA from Modestobacter versicolor:
GTGTGCGCGACGGCCGGCGTGCCGTCGCCCGGGTCGACCTCGACCTGGAGGAACGACTCGGCCGGCCCGGCGGAGGACGGCTCGGGCGGCCCGGGGAACGCCGTGTCGTCCTGCGCGGCGCAGCCGGCGAGCAGCAACGGCAGCAGGCAGAGGACGGCGCGCCGCACGGTCGTGCCCGCTACAGCCGGGACGCCGCGATGGTGGTGACCAGGATCGCCCGGGCACCGAGCTCCCAGAGCTCGTCCATCACCCGGTTGGTGTCGTCCTTGGCCACCATCGCCCGCACCGCGGACCAGTTCTCGGTCTGCAGCGGGCTGACCGTGGGGCCTTCGAGGCCGGGGGTGATCGCGGTGGCCCGGGCCAGCAGGTCGTTGGGGCAGTCGTAGTCGAGCATCACGTAGCGGCGGGCGACCAGGACGCCCTGCAGCCGGCGGCGCAGCTGCGCCACGGCGGGCACCTCCTCGGCACCGGCGCGGCCGACCAGCACCGCCTCGCTGGCCAGCACCGGGTCGCCGATGATCCGCAGCCCGGCCGCGCGCAGCGTCGTCCCGGTCTCGACCACGTCGCAGACGGCGTCGGCGACACCGAGCCGGCAGGCGGTCTCGACCGCGCCGTCGAGCTTGACGACGGATGCCTTCATGCCGGTCTCGTCGAGGAAGCGCTGCAGCAGCCCCGGGTAGGCGGTGGCGATGCGCCGCCCCTCGAGCTTGGCGACCTCGTCGACCGGTGAGTCGGCGGGGCTGGCGAAGCGGAAGGACGAGCGGCCGAAGCCCAGGGGCATGACCTCGGCGGCCACCGCGCCCTCGCCGTCGCTCGGGGTGGTCTCCAGCAGCATGTCGCGGCCGGTGATCCCGACGTCCAGCGTGCCGGCGGCGACGTAGATCGCGATGTCGCGCGGGCGGAGGTAGAAGAACTCGGTGTCGTTCTCCGGGTCGTAGACCGCCAGCTCGCTGGTGGTCCGGCGCTGCCGGTACCCGCTCTCGGCGAGCATCGCGGCCGCGGGCTCGCTCAGGACGCCCTTGTTGGGCACAGCGACGCGCAGCACGGCAGGACTCCCGGTGAGGTGATGGAACGGCCCCGTCCCCGGGCCCCGCGGCGTGCGAAGCGCGTCGTGGGGAGGGACGGGGTCCTTCTTTTAGAGGTGAGCGTAGACGTCGTCGAGCGAGAGCCCGCGCGCCAGCATGAGCACCTGGACCCGGTAGAGGAGCTGGCTGATCTCCTCCGCCGTGCGCTCGGGCCCCTCGTGCTCGGCGGCCATCCACGACTCGGCCGCCTCCTCCACGACCTTCTTGCCCGCGGCGTGCACGCCGTCGCGGACGGCGGTGACCGTGCCCGACGCGGGGTCGCCGGCGGCGACCTTCTCGGTCAGCTCGGCGAAGAGCTGGTCGAACGACTTCACGCCGGGTTCACGCCGAATCCGGTGCTCTGCTTGGGCGTGCGCAGGTCGCGCAGCACCAGGGCGGTCTGCAGGGCGGCCGCGGTGGCCTCCCAGCCCTTGTCCTCCCCGGACTCGTCCATGCCGGCGCGGTCGCGGGCCTGCTGCTCGCCCTCGGTGGTGAGCACGCCGTTGCCGACGGGCTTGCCGCTGTCCAGCGACACCCGGGTCAGGCCCGCGGTGAAGGAGTCGCAGACGTACTCGAAGTGCGGGGTGCCACCGCGGACGACCACGCCGAGCGCCACGACGGCGTCGTGGGTCTGGGCGAGGGCCTGGGCGACGACGGGCAGCTCGATGGCCCCCGGCACGCGCACCACGGTCGGCGAGGTGACGCCCGAGGCCTCGGCGCAGGCGACGGCCCGCTCCAGCAGCGAGTCGCTGATCTCCCGGTGCCAGGTGGCCGCGACGATGCCGAGGGTCAGCCCGGCGGCGTCGACCGGCTCCTGGGTGGGGGCTCCGGCGCCGCTCATGCCGGTTGCTCGTTCTGGCGCATCGGGATGTCGCTCCCCTCGGCGGCCTGCGGGCCGCCCGTGTCGTGGGTGGGCTCGATGATCTCGAGCAGGTGTCCCATCCGGTCCCGCTTGGTGCGCAGGTACCCGACGTTGTCGGCGGTGACGTGCGTGGGCAGCCCCACCCGACCGGTGATCTTGAGGCCGTAGCCCTCCAGCCCGGCGCGCTTGGCCGGGTTGTTGGTCAGCAGCCGCATGGTGTGCACGCCCAGGTCGACCAGGATCTGGGCGCCCGTACCGTAGTCGCGCGCGTCGGCCGGCAGGCCCAGGTCGAGGTTGGCGTCGACCGTGTCGACCCCGGTGTCCTGCAGCTGGTAGGCCTGCAGCTTGTGCAGCAGGCCGATGCCCCGGCCCTCGTGGCCGCGGATGTAGAGCACGACGCCACGGCCCTCCTGGGCGACGGCGGCCAGCGCTGCGTCCAGCTGCGGCCCGCAGTCGCAGCGCAGCGAGCCGAACACGTCGCCGGTGAGGCACTCGGAGTGCACCCGGACGAGCACGTCCTCGCCGTCGGCGATGTCGCCGTAGACGAAGGCCACGTGCTCGCGCTCGTCGTAGGAGCTGCGGTAGCCGACGGCGACGAACTCCCCGGCGCGCAGCGGCACCCGGGCCTCGGCGACCCGCTCGACGAGCTTGTCGAAGCGCTTGCGGTAGGCGATCAGGTCGGCGATGGAGACCATCACCAGGTCGTGCTCGTCGGCGAAGACGCGCAGCTCCTCGCCGCGGGCCATGCCGGTGGGGTCCTTCTCGCTGACGACCTCGCAGAGCGTGCCCGAGGGGCGCAGCCCGGCCAGCACGGCCAGGTCGACGGCGGCCTCGGTGTGCCCGGGGCGGCGCAGCACGCCGCCGTCCTTGGCGCGCAGCGGCACCACGTGGCCGGGCCGGGCGAGGTCGGCGGAGCCGGTGTCGGCCGCGGCCAGGGTGCGGATGGTGTGCGCCCGGTCAGCGGCGGAGATGCCGGTGGTGACGCCCTCGCGGGCGTCGACGGTGACGGTGTAGGCGGTGCCGCGGCGGTCCTGGTTCACCCGGAACATCGGGGGCAGGTCCAGCCGGTCGGCGTCCTCCTCGGTGACGGCGACGCAGATGTAGCCCGAGGTGTAGCGGACCATGAAGGCCACCAGCTCGGGGGTGGCGAGCTCCGAGGCGAAGATCAGGTCGCCCTCGTTCTCGCGGTCCTCGTCGTCGATGACCACGACGGGGCGCCCGCTCTTGACCGCCGCGATGGCGTCCTCGATCGAGTCCAGGTGCAGGGTCACCGACGTGCTCCCAACAGTCGTTCGACGTACTTGGCGATGACGTCCACCTCCAGGTTGACGGGGTCACCGGGAGCGCGGTCGCCCAGGGTGGTCTCCCGCAGGGTGGTCGGGATGAGGCTGACCTCGAACCACGGCTCCGGCTCGTCCGCCAGCGCGCTGACCGTCAGCGAGACCCCGTCGACGGTGATCGACCCCTTCTCGACCACGTAGCGCGCCAGGTCGGCCGGGACGGCGATCCGCACGACCTCCCAGTCGTCGCCGGGCGTGCGGGACACCACGGTGCCCACGCCGTCGACGTGGCCCTGCACGATGTGCCCGCCCAGCCGGGTGGTCGGGGTGACGGCGCGCTCCAGGTTCACCGGGTCGCCGGCGCCCACCTCCCCCAGGCTGCTGCGCCGCAGCGTCTCGGCCATCACGTCGGTGCTCCAGACGCCGCTGCCGTCGGCGTCGGGCTCGACGGCGGTGACGGTCAGGCACACGCCGTTGACCGAGATCGAGTCGCCCAGCGCGACGTCCTGCACGGCCTTGCGGGCACGGATGCGGAGCACGGCGCTGTCCGCGCCGTCCTCCCGCGCGACCAGGGTGCCGAGCTCTTCCACGATGCCGGTGAACACGTCAGCTCCCTCCGCCGGTCGTCCCCGGCCCACCAGTGTGCCGGGTGGGCCGCAACCGGATCTGCACGTCCCCGCCCGTGCGGGTGACGTCGGTGACGTGCAGGTGCAGCGCGTCGGTGATCGTGCTGATTCCCAGCGCCCCCACCATGGGGGTGCCGGCCCCCAGCAGCTGCGGGGCGAGGTGCACCACGGCCTCGTCGACCAGGCCGGCGGCGAGGAAGGCGGCGGCCAGCGTCGGGCCGCCCTCCAGCAGCACCCGGCGGACGTCGCGGGCGAACAGCTCGGTCAGCAGCGCGGCCGGGGTCGCGGCGGTGCTGACCAGGGTGGGGGCGGCGTCGTCGTGCACCCGGGCGCTGGCCGGCACCCGGCCGCGGCGGTCCAGCACCACCCGCAGCGGCTGCCGCTCGGCGTTGCGGCCCTCGGCGTCGCGGACGGTGAGCTGCGGGTCGTCGGCGAGCGCCGTCCCGGAGCCGACGAGCACCGCGTCGCAGCCGGCCCGCAGCCGGTGCACCTCGGCGCGGGCCTCCGGGCCGGTGATCCAGCGGCTGGTGCCGTCGGCGGCGGCCACCCGTCCGTCGAGGGTGGTGGCCACCTTCCACACCACGTGCGGGCGCTGCTCGCGGACCCCGGTGAGCCAGGCCGCGAGCGCGCCCTCAGCCGCCTCGTCCTGCTCGGCGCCGAGCTCGACGTCGACGCCGGCCGCCCGCAGCCGGGCGGCACCGCCGGTGGCCAGCCGGGTCGGCTCGGGGACGGCGACGACGACCCGGGCGACGCCCGCGGCGACCAGCGCGTCGGCGCACGGCCCGGTGCGGCCGGTGTGCGCGCACGGCTCCAGGGTGACGACGGCGGTGCCGCCGCGGGCCCGCGCACCGGCCTGGGCCAGCGCGTGCACCTCGGCGTGCGGGCCGCCGGGGGGCGAGGTCGCGCCCTCCCCCACCACCGCGCCGCCGGCGTCCAGCACCACGGCGCCGACCGGCGGGTTGGGGCTGGTCGTGCCCAGCACCCGCAGTCCGAGCTCGCGGGCCCGGGCCATCGCCGCGTGCTCGGCGGCGTTCACCGGGCGCCGGCGGCCAGGGCGCGCAGCGCGGCGATCGCCTTGGCGGGGTCGTCGGCGCCGTAGACCGCGGAGCCCGCGACGAAGACGTCGGCGCCGGCCGCGGCGGCCTGCTCGATGGTGTCGGCGTTGATGCCGCCGTCGACCTCGAGGAACAGCTGCAGGTGCCCGGTCTCCACCAGCCGTCGCGCCTCGGTGACCTTGGGCAGCACCTCGGGCATGAACGACTGACCGCCGAAGCCGGGCTCCACGGTCATCACCAGCAGCGTGTCGAACTCCGGCAGCACGTCGAGGTAGGCCTCCAGCGGCGTGCCCGGCTTGATCGCCAGCCCGGCCAGCGCACCGGCGGCCCGGAGGTCGCGGGCGACCGCGCGCGGGTCGGTGCAGGCCTCGGCGTGCACCGTGACGTTGCGGGCGCCGGCCTCGGCGTACCCGGGCGCCCAGCGCTCGGGGTCCTCGATCATCAGGTGGCAGTCCAGCGGCACCGGGCTCACCGCCTGGATCGCCTGCACGACCGGCAGGCCCAGGGTCAGGTTGGGCACGAAGTGGGCGTCCATGACGTCGACGTGCACCCAGTCGGCGTCGGCGATGCGCTGCACCTCGTCGGCGAGCCGGGCGAAGTCCGCGGACAGCAGGCTGGGCGCGATCATCGGTTCCCGGGACACGCGTAGATCGTAGGTGGGCCGGCCCGGGCCCTCGCCGGTGCTCGAACCTGCAGGTCCTGGCCATGATCACTACGGTCGACCCATGAGGTCCGACGCCCTGCTCCGAGCCGGGCTGGCGTGCGCCTGGTGGAGCTGCCTGGTCTGGGCCGGCTGGTCGGTGGTGAGCGCCTGGCTGCCCGGGGACGTCGTGGTCATCATCGTCGTCGCCAGCCTCCCGTTGAGCTGCTGGGAGGCCTGGCACGAGTGGAAGGCGGAGCCGGGCCGCCCGCCCACCGCCGACGCCCTCCGCCTGCACCGGGACCCGGGGCCCGACCTGCGCACCGCCGTCGACGAACGCGCCCGCGACCTCCTGCGCCCCTCCCCGGAGGCGTGGTGGATCGGCGGGCTCTCCGTCGCGCTGGCCGCGGGCTCCACGACTGCCGCCGTGCTGCGCGACCAGCCGGTGCTCGGCCTCCCTGCGGTGCTGCTCCTCGCCCTGGCGGCCTGGATGGCCGCCCGGGTCACCGTGATGCGCAGCCGGGCCAGGCGCTGGCTGACCGACCCGCCGTACCCGGTCGACGCAACCCCGGCGGAGAGCTGATGGCGCAGGTCGAGGCGGAGGTCGTCGTCCCGGTCGAGCCGGCGCTGGCCTTCGCGGTGTCGCAGACCACCGGCGAGGCCCGGTACCGCTGGGACCCGTTCGTGCGCGAGCAGCACTTCCTCGACGGCAGCACCCGGCCGGCCAAGGGGGTGCGCACCTCGACCCGCTCCCGGCACGGGCTGGGCATGGTCAGCGAGTACGTCTCCTTCGTGCCGCCGTCGCACGTGGGCATGCGCATGACCAGCGGGCCGTGGTTCTTCGCCGTCTTCGCCGGCAGCTGGCGGTTCACCCCGACCGCGGACGGCGGCACCCGGGCGGTGTGGCGGTACGTGTTCCGCTGCCGCCCGGGCTGGCTGGCCCCGCTGGCCGAGCGGATCGGCACGCGGGTGCTGGGCCGGGACATCGAGCGCCGGATCGCCGGGTTCGCCCGCGGCTGCAGCGACCCGGTCGTGCTCGCCGCGGCCCGCCAGGCCCTCGACCGGCCCGCCGACCGCCCCGGCCAGGAACCGCCGCACCGCGACGGATGACGTAGCCCGGCCGGGACAGCCGCCGACGTGGTGCACATCACATCTGTGTGAGGCTGCTGTGGGCGGACGCCCCGGCGTGCCGCGCGACCCGGACCACGGACGGAAGCGAGACCCGGATGCGACTCCCTGCGTTCCTGCGCACGCTCCTCACCGCGACGGCGGCCGGCGCACTGCTGGTGACCGTCGCCGTCAGCCTGCCCACCGCCGGCGCCACTCCCCCGTCGCCGGCCGGACCACCGACCGGACCACCGGCCGGCGGTCCACCGGTGGCCTCCTGCGAG
This window encodes:
- the hisG gene encoding ATP phosphoribosyltransferase, with amino-acid sequence MLRVAVPNKGVLSEPAAAMLAESGYRQRRTTSELAVYDPENDTEFFYLRPRDIAIYVAAGTLDVGITGRDMLLETTPSDGEGAVAAEVMPLGFGRSSFRFASPADSPVDEVAKLEGRRIATAYPGLLQRFLDETGMKASVVKLDGAVETACRLGVADAVCDVVETGTTLRAAGLRIIGDPVLASEAVLVGRAGAEEVPAVAQLRRRLQGVLVARRYVMLDYDCPNDLLARATAITPGLEGPTVSPLQTENWSAVRAMVAKDDTNRVMDELWELGARAILVTTIAASRL
- a CDS encoding phosphoribosyl-ATP diphosphatase — encoded protein: MKSFDQLFAELTEKVAAGDPASGTVTAVRDGVHAAGKKVVEEAAESWMAAEHEGPERTAEEISQLLYRVQVLMLARGLSLDDVYAHL
- the ribH gene encoding 6,7-dimethyl-8-ribityllumazine synthase, whose product is MSGAGAPTQEPVDAAGLTLGIVAATWHREISDSLLERAVACAEASGVTSPTVVRVPGAIELPVVAQALAQTHDAVVALGVVVRGGTPHFEYVCDSFTAGLTRVSLDSGKPVGNGVLTTEGEQQARDRAGMDESGEDKGWEATAAALQTALVLRDLRTPKQSTGFGVNPA
- a CDS encoding bifunctional 3,4-dihydroxy-2-butanone-4-phosphate synthase/GTP cyclohydrolase II — translated: MTLHLDSIEDAIAAVKSGRPVVVIDDEDRENEGDLIFASELATPELVAFMVRYTSGYICVAVTEEDADRLDLPPMFRVNQDRRGTAYTVTVDAREGVTTGISAADRAHTIRTLAAADTGSADLARPGHVVPLRAKDGGVLRRPGHTEAAVDLAVLAGLRPSGTLCEVVSEKDPTGMARGEELRVFADEHDLVMVSIADLIAYRKRFDKLVERVAEARVPLRAGEFVAVGYRSSYDEREHVAFVYGDIADGEDVLVRVHSECLTGDVFGSLRCDCGPQLDAALAAVAQEGRGVVLYIRGHEGRGIGLLHKLQAYQLQDTGVDTVDANLDLGLPADARDYGTGAQILVDLGVHTMRLLTNNPAKRAGLEGYGLKITGRVGLPTHVTADNVGYLRTKRDRMGHLLEIIEPTHDTGGPQAAEGSDIPMRQNEQPA
- a CDS encoding riboflavin synthase; the encoded protein is MFTGIVEELGTLVAREDGADSAVLRIRARKAVQDVALGDSISVNGVCLTVTAVEPDADGSGVWSTDVMAETLRRSSLGEVGAGDPVNLERAVTPTTRLGGHIVQGHVDGVGTVVSRTPGDDWEVVRIAVPADLARYVVEKGSITVDGVSLTVSALADEPEPWFEVSLIPTTLRETTLGDRAPGDPVNLEVDVIAKYVERLLGARR
- the ribD gene encoding bifunctional diaminohydroxyphosphoribosylaminopyrimidine deaminase/5-amino-6-(5-phosphoribosylamino)uracil reductase RibD, which encodes MNAAEHAAMARARELGLRVLGTTSPNPPVGAVVLDAGGAVVGEGATSPPGGPHAEVHALAQAGARARGGTAVVTLEPCAHTGRTGPCADALVAAGVARVVVAVPEPTRLATGGAARLRAAGVDVELGAEQDEAAEGALAAWLTGVREQRPHVVWKVATTLDGRVAAADGTSRWITGPEARAEVHRLRAGCDAVLVGSGTALADDPQLTVRDAEGRNAERQPLRVVLDRRGRVPASARVHDDAAPTLVSTAATPAALLTELFARDVRRVLLEGGPTLAAAFLAAGLVDEAVVHLAPQLLGAGTPMVGALGISTITDALHLHVTDVTRTGGDVQIRLRPTRHTGGPGTTGGGS
- the rpe gene encoding ribulose-phosphate 3-epimerase; protein product: MSREPMIAPSLLSADFARLADEVQRIADADWVHVDVMDAHFVPNLTLGLPVVQAIQAVSPVPLDCHLMIEDPERWAPGYAEAGARNVTVHAEACTDPRAVARDLRAAGALAGLAIKPGTPLEAYLDVLPEFDTLLVMTVEPGFGGQSFMPEVLPKVTEARRLVETGHLQLFLEVDGGINADTIEQAAAAGADVFVAGSAVYGADDPAKAIAALRALAAGAR
- a CDS encoding SRPBCC family protein, with the protein product MAQVEAEVVVPVEPALAFAVSQTTGEARYRWDPFVREQHFLDGSTRPAKGVRTSTRSRHGLGMVSEYVSFVPPSHVGMRMTSGPWFFAVFAGSWRFTPTADGGTRAVWRYVFRCRPGWLAPLAERIGTRVLGRDIERRIAGFARGCSDPVVLAAARQALDRPADRPGQEPPHRDG